Proteins from a genomic interval of Crassostrea angulata isolate pt1a10 chromosome 7, ASM2561291v2, whole genome shotgun sequence:
- the LOC128157312 gene encoding uncharacterized protein LOC128157312 produces MPEKPGKHDNKNEAKGDPKLSQGKTYDILPEIPGDRRTRPKKTAKRSGLGKMYDILPSIGPNVYTFQEFQKIYEENERQVEETMKQRMHEPPGIFSDMGKFQNLGDVSVKRPSSPPRDLVKKRRGPKRNHHLDT; encoded by the coding sequence ATGCCAGAAAAACCAGGGAAACACGATAACAAAAACGAAGCAAAGGGGGATCCGAAGTTATCCCAGGGGAAAACTTACGACATCCTCCCCGAGATCCCGGGGGACAGGAGGACGAGGCCAAAGAAAACCGCAAAGAGGTCAGGTTTGGGCAAGATGTATGACATCCTGCCAAGCATTGGTCCTAACGTGTACACCTTCCAGGAGTTCCAGAAAATATACGAGGAAAACGAAAGACAGGTTGAGGAAACAATGAAGCAGCGTATGCATGAACCACCAGGGATCTTCAGCGATATGGGCAAGTTTCAGAACCTGGGTGATGTCTCTGTGAAGAGACCATCCTCCCCCCCTCGGGATCTTGTGAAGAAGCGTCGCGGGCCGAAGAGGAATCACCATCTCGATACATAA